One segment of Carya illinoinensis cultivar Pawnee chromosome 1, C.illinoinensisPawnee_v1, whole genome shotgun sequence DNA contains the following:
- the LOC122301170 gene encoding uncharacterized protein LOC122301170: MESNQALHSALSKITLGLTLVTKVTAISYATRISFLHLQPTVRSIAVWDFRSPFPAKIITPSAPVSDADHYMDFPRNKFFTQSYLVESLGGLWLVDRIAGYFVNSEGIAVDEFDLLIPEDTQPLVCPYRTKLFNVYELDHKQETWKKVESLGDRVIYVGGNYSKSMSIHDIEGCESNTIYFSDENWNQVDEDYMYRGHDFGTFKLTDGSFETPDYCSKFDPPPFWILPARR; the protein is encoded by the coding sequence ATGGAATCCAATCAAGCCTTGCATTCTGCACTCTCGAAGATAACACTTGGACTGACCTTGGTGACGAAGGTTACTGCGATATCATATGCTACGAGAATCAGCTTCCTGCACTTGCAGCCAACGGTTCGATCGATCGCAGTATGGGATTTTCGTAGTCCTTTTCCCGCAAAAATCATCACTCCTTCTGCACCAGTTTCCGATGCTGATCACTACATGGACTTTCCACGAAATAAGTTCTTCACTCAATCTTACTTGGTGGAATCACTGGGAGGTCTTTGGCTTGTCGATCGGATCGCCGGCTACTTTGTTAATTCAGAGGGGATAGCAGTGGATGAGTTTGATCTTCTTATCCCTGAGGATACGCAGCCTTTAGTTTGTCCCTACAGAACAAAGCTATTCAACGTCTATGAGTTAGATCACAAACAGGAGACATGGAAGAAAGTGGAATCATTAGGTGATCGGGTCATATATGTGGGTGGAAACTACTCAAAGTCGATGTCCATTCATGATATTGAAGGATGTGAATCGAATACTATCTATTTCTCGGATGAAAACTGGAATCAGGTGGATGAGGATTACATGTATCGAGGTCATGATTTTGGCACGTTCAAGTTGACAGACGGAAGTTTTGAAACACCAGATTATTGTTCGAAGTTTGATCCACCACCCTTTTGGATACTTCCCGCCCGGCGTTGA
- the LOC122289222 gene encoding BTB/POZ domain-containing protein At5g03250-like isoform X2: MPVCFLRTSRLLYGLCSTGLPSDVVIEVGEMIFHLHKFPLLSRSGILENLIGELSGEDEKKCVLQLHDIPGGAKTFLLVAKFCYGVKMELTALNVVSLRCAAEYLRMTEDYGEGNLIIQTEHFLNEIFCYWTDSIKALETCEEVLPRAEDLHIVSRCIDSLAIKACADPSLFSWPMSGCSAVESPGGAVIWNGICTAAKPNPVSEDWWYENVSSLRFPLYKRLILAVGLRGMKAERIAGSVVYYAKSHLPLLGRQSSFQNGNRDAPESAISASSDLNQRNLLEEIVELLPIGRGVTATNFLLRLLRTSMILHASQSCRENLEKRVGAQLDQAALEDLLIPNMGYSVETLYDIDCVQRILDHFMLVDHDSNTNCMVYEGQLMGASHPLTPMTRVANLVDGYLAEVAPDVNLKLPKFESLAAVIPDYARPLDDGIYRAIDIFLKGHPWLTDSEREQLCRLMNCQKLSLEASTHAAQNERLPLRVTVQVLFFEQLRLRTSVAGWFFVSDNLENTQNHSGNLALVRHNASIQAGTTQSHLVAVDDMKERVSELEKECSTMKQEIDKLVKTKGSWNAILKKFSFRLKTKTYDPNASKHGNNSTTPPTSKAPLVNGKENHGSSTGELGAD, from the exons ATGCCCGTGTGTTTCTTACGGACTTCACGGCTTTTGTATGG GCTTTGCTCAACTGGGCTTCCTAGCGATGTCGTCATTGAAGTTGGAGAGATGATCTTCCATCTCCACAAG TTTCCCTTGCTTTCCAGGAGCGGAATATTAGAAAATCTTATTGGAGAGCTTTCTGGTGAGGATGAGAAGAAGTGTGTTTTGCAGCTTCATGACATACCGGGAGGAGCCAAAACCTTTCTTCTTGTAGCCAAGTTTTGTTATGGTGTTAAGATGGAGCTCACTGCATTGAATGTAGTCAGTCTCAGGTGTGCAGCTGAGTATCTTCGGATGACTGAAGACTATGGAGAGGGGAATCTCATAATTCAGACAgaacattttctcaatgaaattttttgttattggaCTGACTCAATTAAAGCTCTTGAAACCTGCGAAGAGGTTCTGCCACGTGCAGAAGACCTTCATATTGTTTCAAGATGCATTGATTCTTTGGCAATAAAAGCTTGTGCAGATCCTAGCTTGTTTAGTTGGCCCATGTCAGGATGCAGTGCTGTGGAAAGCCCAGGTGGAGCTGTAATTTGGAATGGAATATGCACAGCAGCTAAGCCAAATCCTGTGAGTGAAGATTGGTGGTATGAGAATGTGTCCTCTCTGAGATTCCCTCTGTATAAAAGATTGATTCTGGCTGTTGGATTGAGGGGCATGAAGGCAGAGAGGATTGCTGGGTCCGTGGTCTACTATGCAAAGAGTCATCTCCCATTGTTGGGCAGGCAATCAAGCTTCCAGAATGGGAACCGTGATGCCCCAGAATCAGCTATTTCTGCCTCATCTGACTTGAATCAAAGGAATCTCCTTGAAGAAATAGTGGAGTTACTGCCCATTGGAAGGGGTGTCACAGCAACCAACTTTCTGCTTAGACTATTGCGAACATCAATGATTTTACATGCTAGCCAATCATGTCGTGAGAATTTAGAGAAAAGGGTTGGTGCTCAGTTGGATCAAGCAGCTCTTGAAGATCTTCTGATACCAAATATGGGGTACTCAGTGGAGACCCTTTATGATATTGATTGTGTCCAGCGGATTCTTGATCACTTCATGTTGGTGGATCATGATTCTAATACTAATTGTATGGTATATGAAGGGCAGTTGATGGGAGCTTCACATCCACTGACCCCTATGACAAGGGTGGCTAATTTAGTGGATGGTTATCTAGCTGAGGTGGCACCTGATGTTAACTTGAAGTTACCAAAATTTGAGTCCTTGGCTGCTGTTATCCCTGATTATGCGAGGCCATTAGATGATGGAATCTACCGTGCAATTGATATATTTCTCAAG GGTCACCCCTGGCTAACAGATTCCGAAAGGGAACAACTCTGCAGGCTTATGAACTGCCAGAAGCTCTCCCTGGAAGCCAGCACCCATGCAGCCCAGAACGAGAGGTTGCCACTTCGTGTCACTGTCCaagttttattctttgaacAACTCAGGCTCCGCACCTCTGTTGCTGGTTGGTTTTTTGTCTCTGACAACCTTGAGAACACTCAAAATCACAGCGGGAATCTTGCTCTGGTCAGACATAACGCCTCTATTCAAGCAGGCACCACCCAAAGTCACCTTGTAGCAGTCGATGACATGAAGGAACGGGTGTCTGAGCTCGAGAAAGAATGCTCAACCATGAAACAAGAGATTGACAAGCTAGTGAAGACAAAGGGAAGTTGGAACGCGATCTTGAAAAAGTTCTCTTTCAGACTAAAGACAAAAACCTATGATCCAAATGCATCGAAGCACGGCAACAATTCCACTACCCCACCAACATCAAAAGCACCACTTGTGAACGGAAAAGAAAACCATGGCAGTAGTACTGGTGAATTAGGAGCTGATTGA
- the LOC122289222 gene encoding BTB/POZ domain-containing protein At5g03250-like isoform X3 encodes MIFHLHKFPLLSRSGILENLIGELSGEDEKKCVLQLHDIPGGAKTFLLVAKFCYGVKMELTALNVVSLRCAAEYLRMTEDYGEGNLIIQTEHFLNEIFCYWTDSIKALETCEEVLPRAEDLHIVSRCIDSLAIKACADPSLFSWPMSGCSAVESPGGAVIWNGICTAAKPNPVSEDWWYENVSSLRFPLYKRLILAVGLRGMKAERIAGSVVYYAKSHLPLLGRQSSFQNGNRDAPESAISASSDLNQRNLLEEIVELLPIGRGVTATNFLLRLLRTSMILHASQSCRENLEKRVGAQLDQAALEDLLIPNMGYSVETLYDIDCVQRILDHFMLVDHDSNTNCMVYEGQLMGASHPLTPMTRVANLVDGYLAEVAPDVNLKLPKFESLAAVIPDYARPLDDGIYRAIDIFLKGHPWLTDSEREQLCRLMNCQKLSLEASTHAAQNERLPLRVTVQVLFFEQLRLRTSVAGWFFVSDNLENTQNHSGNLALVRHNASIQAGTTQSHLVAVDDMKERVSELEKECSTMKQEIDKLVKTKGSWNAILKKFSFRLKTKTYDPNASKHGNNSTTPPTSKAPLVNGKENHGSSTGELGAD; translated from the exons ATGATCTTCCATCTCCACAAG TTTCCCTTGCTTTCCAGGAGCGGAATATTAGAAAATCTTATTGGAGAGCTTTCTGGTGAGGATGAGAAGAAGTGTGTTTTGCAGCTTCATGACATACCGGGAGGAGCCAAAACCTTTCTTCTTGTAGCCAAGTTTTGTTATGGTGTTAAGATGGAGCTCACTGCATTGAATGTAGTCAGTCTCAGGTGTGCAGCTGAGTATCTTCGGATGACTGAAGACTATGGAGAGGGGAATCTCATAATTCAGACAgaacattttctcaatgaaattttttgttattggaCTGACTCAATTAAAGCTCTTGAAACCTGCGAAGAGGTTCTGCCACGTGCAGAAGACCTTCATATTGTTTCAAGATGCATTGATTCTTTGGCAATAAAAGCTTGTGCAGATCCTAGCTTGTTTAGTTGGCCCATGTCAGGATGCAGTGCTGTGGAAAGCCCAGGTGGAGCTGTAATTTGGAATGGAATATGCACAGCAGCTAAGCCAAATCCTGTGAGTGAAGATTGGTGGTATGAGAATGTGTCCTCTCTGAGATTCCCTCTGTATAAAAGATTGATTCTGGCTGTTGGATTGAGGGGCATGAAGGCAGAGAGGATTGCTGGGTCCGTGGTCTACTATGCAAAGAGTCATCTCCCATTGTTGGGCAGGCAATCAAGCTTCCAGAATGGGAACCGTGATGCCCCAGAATCAGCTATTTCTGCCTCATCTGACTTGAATCAAAGGAATCTCCTTGAAGAAATAGTGGAGTTACTGCCCATTGGAAGGGGTGTCACAGCAACCAACTTTCTGCTTAGACTATTGCGAACATCAATGATTTTACATGCTAGCCAATCATGTCGTGAGAATTTAGAGAAAAGGGTTGGTGCTCAGTTGGATCAAGCAGCTCTTGAAGATCTTCTGATACCAAATATGGGGTACTCAGTGGAGACCCTTTATGATATTGATTGTGTCCAGCGGATTCTTGATCACTTCATGTTGGTGGATCATGATTCTAATACTAATTGTATGGTATATGAAGGGCAGTTGATGGGAGCTTCACATCCACTGACCCCTATGACAAGGGTGGCTAATTTAGTGGATGGTTATCTAGCTGAGGTGGCACCTGATGTTAACTTGAAGTTACCAAAATTTGAGTCCTTGGCTGCTGTTATCCCTGATTATGCGAGGCCATTAGATGATGGAATCTACCGTGCAATTGATATATTTCTCAAG GGTCACCCCTGGCTAACAGATTCCGAAAGGGAACAACTCTGCAGGCTTATGAACTGCCAGAAGCTCTCCCTGGAAGCCAGCACCCATGCAGCCCAGAACGAGAGGTTGCCACTTCGTGTCACTGTCCaagttttattctttgaacAACTCAGGCTCCGCACCTCTGTTGCTGGTTGGTTTTTTGTCTCTGACAACCTTGAGAACACTCAAAATCACAGCGGGAATCTTGCTCTGGTCAGACATAACGCCTCTATTCAAGCAGGCACCACCCAAAGTCACCTTGTAGCAGTCGATGACATGAAGGAACGGGTGTCTGAGCTCGAGAAAGAATGCTCAACCATGAAACAAGAGATTGACAAGCTAGTGAAGACAAAGGGAAGTTGGAACGCGATCTTGAAAAAGTTCTCTTTCAGACTAAAGACAAAAACCTATGATCCAAATGCATCGAAGCACGGCAACAATTCCACTACCCCACCAACATCAAAAGCACCACTTGTGAACGGAAAAGAAAACCATGGCAGTAGTACTGGTGAATTAGGAGCTGATTGA
- the LOC122289222 gene encoding BTB/POZ domain-containing protein At5g03250-like isoform X1, with protein MACMKLGSKSEVFHLDGQTWLCSTGLPSDVVIEVGEMIFHLHKFPLLSRSGILENLIGELSGEDEKKCVLQLHDIPGGAKTFLLVAKFCYGVKMELTALNVVSLRCAAEYLRMTEDYGEGNLIIQTEHFLNEIFCYWTDSIKALETCEEVLPRAEDLHIVSRCIDSLAIKACADPSLFSWPMSGCSAVESPGGAVIWNGICTAAKPNPVSEDWWYENVSSLRFPLYKRLILAVGLRGMKAERIAGSVVYYAKSHLPLLGRQSSFQNGNRDAPESAISASSDLNQRNLLEEIVELLPIGRGVTATNFLLRLLRTSMILHASQSCRENLEKRVGAQLDQAALEDLLIPNMGYSVETLYDIDCVQRILDHFMLVDHDSNTNCMVYEGQLMGASHPLTPMTRVANLVDGYLAEVAPDVNLKLPKFESLAAVIPDYARPLDDGIYRAIDIFLKGHPWLTDSEREQLCRLMNCQKLSLEASTHAAQNERLPLRVTVQVLFFEQLRLRTSVAGWFFVSDNLENTQNHSGNLALVRHNASIQAGTTQSHLVAVDDMKERVSELEKECSTMKQEIDKLVKTKGSWNAILKKFSFRLKTKTYDPNASKHGNNSTTPPTSKAPLVNGKENHGSSTGELGAD; from the exons ATGGCGTGCATGAAGCTGGGATCCAAATCCGAAGTCTTTCACCTCGATGGCCAAACCTG GCTTTGCTCAACTGGGCTTCCTAGCGATGTCGTCATTGAAGTTGGAGAGATGATCTTCCATCTCCACAAG TTTCCCTTGCTTTCCAGGAGCGGAATATTAGAAAATCTTATTGGAGAGCTTTCTGGTGAGGATGAGAAGAAGTGTGTTTTGCAGCTTCATGACATACCGGGAGGAGCCAAAACCTTTCTTCTTGTAGCCAAGTTTTGTTATGGTGTTAAGATGGAGCTCACTGCATTGAATGTAGTCAGTCTCAGGTGTGCAGCTGAGTATCTTCGGATGACTGAAGACTATGGAGAGGGGAATCTCATAATTCAGACAgaacattttctcaatgaaattttttgttattggaCTGACTCAATTAAAGCTCTTGAAACCTGCGAAGAGGTTCTGCCACGTGCAGAAGACCTTCATATTGTTTCAAGATGCATTGATTCTTTGGCAATAAAAGCTTGTGCAGATCCTAGCTTGTTTAGTTGGCCCATGTCAGGATGCAGTGCTGTGGAAAGCCCAGGTGGAGCTGTAATTTGGAATGGAATATGCACAGCAGCTAAGCCAAATCCTGTGAGTGAAGATTGGTGGTATGAGAATGTGTCCTCTCTGAGATTCCCTCTGTATAAAAGATTGATTCTGGCTGTTGGATTGAGGGGCATGAAGGCAGAGAGGATTGCTGGGTCCGTGGTCTACTATGCAAAGAGTCATCTCCCATTGTTGGGCAGGCAATCAAGCTTCCAGAATGGGAACCGTGATGCCCCAGAATCAGCTATTTCTGCCTCATCTGACTTGAATCAAAGGAATCTCCTTGAAGAAATAGTGGAGTTACTGCCCATTGGAAGGGGTGTCACAGCAACCAACTTTCTGCTTAGACTATTGCGAACATCAATGATTTTACATGCTAGCCAATCATGTCGTGAGAATTTAGAGAAAAGGGTTGGTGCTCAGTTGGATCAAGCAGCTCTTGAAGATCTTCTGATACCAAATATGGGGTACTCAGTGGAGACCCTTTATGATATTGATTGTGTCCAGCGGATTCTTGATCACTTCATGTTGGTGGATCATGATTCTAATACTAATTGTATGGTATATGAAGGGCAGTTGATGGGAGCTTCACATCCACTGACCCCTATGACAAGGGTGGCTAATTTAGTGGATGGTTATCTAGCTGAGGTGGCACCTGATGTTAACTTGAAGTTACCAAAATTTGAGTCCTTGGCTGCTGTTATCCCTGATTATGCGAGGCCATTAGATGATGGAATCTACCGTGCAATTGATATATTTCTCAAG GGTCACCCCTGGCTAACAGATTCCGAAAGGGAACAACTCTGCAGGCTTATGAACTGCCAGAAGCTCTCCCTGGAAGCCAGCACCCATGCAGCCCAGAACGAGAGGTTGCCACTTCGTGTCACTGTCCaagttttattctttgaacAACTCAGGCTCCGCACCTCTGTTGCTGGTTGGTTTTTTGTCTCTGACAACCTTGAGAACACTCAAAATCACAGCGGGAATCTTGCTCTGGTCAGACATAACGCCTCTATTCAAGCAGGCACCACCCAAAGTCACCTTGTAGCAGTCGATGACATGAAGGAACGGGTGTCTGAGCTCGAGAAAGAATGCTCAACCATGAAACAAGAGATTGACAAGCTAGTGAAGACAAAGGGAAGTTGGAACGCGATCTTGAAAAAGTTCTCTTTCAGACTAAAGACAAAAACCTATGATCCAAATGCATCGAAGCACGGCAACAATTCCACTACCCCACCAACATCAAAAGCACCACTTGTGAACGGAAAAGAAAACCATGGCAGTAGTACTGGTGAATTAGGAGCTGATTGA
- the LOC122289233 gene encoding dolichyl-diphosphooligosaccharide--protein glycosyltransferase subunit 1B — MEAMLRIRAALLLSALALLSLFVRSYSQEIQIANAERRIDLTSHIVKVFLTLKVENVGTSPASEILLAFPPTQVDQLALVKAAATVGKRKKKSYLALDVIPTELPDAPNGTKYFSISLLNPLSTGETATLEVLYILTHSLEPFPAEISQSESQLVYYRDSALILSPYHIKKQTTFFKTPSSKLESFTRVEPTNRAGTELKYGPYENHPPYSFLPILLHFENNNPFAIVEELVREVEISHWGNLQITESYKLAHAGARHKGMFSRVEYQSRPSISGVSSFKNLLARLPPRVHSVYYRDEIGNISSSHLRTDPWKSELEIEPRYPLFGGWKATFVIGYGLPLEDFLFESPDGKRYLNFSFGCPLVETVVNKLTVKVALPEGAKDPSAVIPFPVEQHLETKYSYLDIVGRTVVVLEKNNVVPEHNSPFQVYYNFNPIFMLAEPLMLTSVFFLLFIACLAYLHVDLSLRK; from the exons ATGGAAGCTATGCTCAGAATCCGAGCTGCCTTGCTTCTCTCTGCCTTAGCTCTTCTCTCTCTGTTCGTTAGATCCTACTCTCAGGAGATTCAGATCGCCAACGCTGAGCGCCGA ATTGACTTGACTTCTCACATTGTTAAGGTGTTCCTAACCTTGAAG GTAGAAAATGTTGGGACATCTCCTGCTTCAGAAATACTTCTGGCATTTCCTCCCACTCAAGTTGATCAGCTAGCACTTGTCAAAGCTGCAGCAACTGTCGGAAAACGGAAGAAGAAAAGTTATTTGGCCCTTGATGTGATTCCAACTGAGCTACCTGATGCACCAAATGGAACTAAGTATTTCTCTATATCTTTACTCAACCCATTAAGCACAGGCGAAACTGCAACACTAGAAGTTCTTTACATATTGACACATTCTCTGGAACCTTTTCCAGCAGAAATAAGTCAATCAGAGTCACAGTTGGTCTACTATCGTGATAGTGCACTAATATTATCGCCATATCACATTAAGAAACAAACAACTTTTTTCAAGACTCCAAGCTCTAAATTGGAATCATTCACAAGAGTGGAACCAACCAACCGTGCCGGTACAGAGCTGAAATATGGACCATATGAAAATCATCCTCCATATTCATTCTTGCCCATACTACTTCATTTTGAGAACAACAATCCATTTGCCATTGTTGAGGAGCTTGTCCGTGAAGTGGAAATATCTCACTGGGGTAATCTGCAGATCACAGAGAGTTACAAGTTGGCACATGCAGGTGCTCGACACAAAGGCATGTTTTCGAG GGTTGAATATCAATCTAGGCCATCTATTAGCGGGGTGTCTTCATTTAAAAATCTTTTAGCAAGGCTACCTCCTAGAGTTCACTCTGTCTACTACCGTGACGAAATAGGGAATATCTCATCCTCACATTTGCGTACAGATCCCTGGAAG TCAGAACTTGAGATTGAGCCACGTTATCCTTTATTTGGAGGTTGGAAAGCTACTTTTGTCATTGGATATGGGCTCCCATTGGAAGACTTCCTTTTTGAGTCACCTGATGGCAAGCGATACCTCAACTTCAGTTTTGGATGTCCTCTTGTGGAGACAGTGGTGAACAAATTGACTGTTAAA GTTGCACTGCCAGAGGGAGCAAAAGACCCTTCTGCTGTCATTCCTTTCCCGGTGGAGCAGCATCTGGAG ACCAAATATTCTTATCTTGACATCGTTGGGAGGACTGTGGTGGTTCTGGAAAAGAACAACGTGGTTCCTGAGCACAACTCTCCATTCCAG